One segment of Marvinbryantia formatexigens DSM 14469 DNA contains the following:
- a CDS encoding CGGC domain-containing protein produces MAQQERTEKKNGCLAQPGKEKDMKKIAMLNCLKANEICTGASCFRAFLRKEKSFERYRNEETELAAFFRCNGCGRDPLTDAGIQEKLQRLQEEHIEVVHVGVCTKDRAGKRCETIQKIVEQLESRGISVVDGTH; encoded by the coding sequence ATGGCGCAGCAGGAGCGGACGGAAAAGAAAAATGGCTGTCTGGCGCAGCCTGGAAAGGAGAAAGATATGAAAAAAATTGCAATGCTGAATTGTCTGAAGGCAAATGAAATCTGTACCGGGGCATCCTGCTTCAGGGCATTTTTAAGAAAAGAGAAGAGCTTTGAGAGGTACCGGAATGAGGAAACAGAGCTGGCGGCGTTTTTCCGGTGCAATGGCTGCGGAAGGGATCCGCTTACGGATGCCGGTATACAGGAAAAGCTCCAGCGTCTGCAGGAGGAACATATAGAGGTGGTTCATGTGGGGGTCTGTACAAAGGACCGTGCAGGAAAACGCTGTGAGACGATACAAAAGATTGTGGAACAGCTGGAGAGCCGGGGGATTTCGGTTGTGGACGGAACACATTAA
- the asnB gene encoding asparagine synthase (glutamine-hydrolyzing) — protein MITVKEYRGHIRNWEALCKELGVDMALSREARETEILIKAYETWGCRMADHMHGMFAFALWDEEAQKLFCLRDQFGTKPFYYYVTSDGRLLYGTTIRQIMEQPGFVKELNEDMLQIYLSLTYVAGEDTFFKGVKKLMPGRYLIWQDGKLEIARYWTPKFEPDESKSLEDWAEEIHETIKEIMPEVKSAEETAESFLSGGVDSSYVLAMSDVQMTDSCGYDEARFDESPLALRTAQILGRANSRCRITPEEYFAIVPYVMYHMEQPLGDASAIAFAIACRETAKHTKLCYSGEGADEFFGGYNMYRNAERYGDNLKNFYVGNTNIMKEDEKKKILKRYRGDVLPINLVKEIYEETEGLDALTKMSDVDIQIWLEGDIYLNVDKMSTAAGLEIRMPLTDRRIFDIASRMPSRFKVNDEQNKVAFRTAAAKVLPEEIAFRKKLGFIVPIRIWMADERYNQDVHAKFNSDAAAEFFNVEEINEILADYIGGNSDNWRKVWTIYTFLVWYEEYFGAHADSGRNGAHTV, from the coding sequence ATGATAACAGTAAAAGAATACAGAGGACATATCCGTAACTGGGAGGCGCTCTGCAAAGAGCTGGGTGTTGACATGGCGTTATCCAGAGAGGCGCGTGAGACAGAAATTCTCATAAAAGCTTATGAGACATGGGGCTGTCGGATGGCGGATCACATGCATGGGATGTTCGCTTTTGCCCTGTGGGATGAGGAGGCGCAGAAGCTGTTCTGCCTGCGGGATCAGTTTGGAACGAAACCGTTTTATTATTATGTGACGTCGGACGGCAGGCTGCTTTATGGTACGACTATCCGTCAGATTATGGAGCAGCCGGGCTTTGTGAAGGAATTAAATGAGGATATGCTGCAGATATATCTCAGCCTCACCTATGTCGCGGGAGAAGACACCTTTTTTAAAGGCGTGAAAAAGCTGATGCCGGGGCGCTATCTTATCTGGCAGGATGGAAAGCTGGAAATCGCCCGTTACTGGACGCCAAAGTTTGAACCGGATGAGAGCAAATCCCTGGAGGACTGGGCGGAGGAAATACATGAAACGATAAAGGAAATCATGCCGGAGGTAAAATCAGCGGAGGAAACAGCGGAATCCTTTTTGTCCGGCGGCGTAGATTCTTCCTATGTGCTGGCGATGTCGGATGTGCAGATGACGGATTCCTGCGGCTATGATGAGGCGCGCTTTGATGAATCTCCTCTGGCGCTGCGCACGGCGCAGATTCTCGGAAGGGCAAACAGCCGCTGCCGGATTACTCCGGAGGAATATTTTGCAATCGTACCATATGTGATGTATCATATGGAGCAGCCGCTGGGGGACGCGTCTGCGATAGCTTTCGCGATCGCCTGCCGGGAGACCGCAAAGCACACGAAGCTCTGTTATTCCGGAGAAGGCGCTGATGAATTTTTCGGCGGCTACAATATGTATCGTAATGCGGAGCGCTACGGCGATAATCTGAAGAATTTTTATGTCGGAAACACTAATATCATGAAGGAAGATGAAAAGAAGAAAATTCTGAAGCGTTACCGCGGGGATGTGCTGCCGATTAATCTGGTAAAAGAGATATATGAGGAGACGGAAGGGCTGGATGCACTTACAAAAATGTCGGATGTGGATATTCAGATATGGCTGGAGGGCGATATTTATCTGAATGTGGATAAGATGAGTACGGCGGCAGGGCTGGAAATCCGTATGCCGCTTACAGACCGGAGAATATTTGACATCGCGTCCCGGATGCCGTCCAGGTTTAAAGTAAACGACGAACAGAACAAGGTGGCTTTCCGCACAGCGGCAGCGAAGGTGTTGCCGGAGGAAATTGCATTCCGCAAAAAGCTGGGCTTTATTGTGCCGATCCGCATCTGGATGGCGGATGAGCGCTATAATCAGGACGTGCATGCGAAATTTAACAGTGATGCGGCGGCGGAGTTTTTCAATGTGGAAGAAATCAATGAGATACTTGCGGATTACATTGGCGGTAATTCGGATAACTGGCGCAAGGTATGGACCATTTACACATTTCTTGTGTGGTATGAAGAATACTTTGGCGCTCATGCGGATTCCGGCAGGAACGGAGCACATACTGTATGA
- the dnaK gene encoding molecular chaperone DnaK, with protein MGKVIGIDLGTTNSCVSVVENGEPVIIPSASGAMTTPSVVAFSKAGERIVGDAARRQAVTNTDRTISSVKRHMGTNWSIRIDGKEYKPQTISAMILMQLKKDAESFTGEPVTDAVITVPAYFNDIQRQATKDAGRIAGLNVKRIINEPTSAALSYGLNHGEPQKVMVYDLGGGTFDVSVIEIGEGVIEVLATAGDNHLGGDDFDARVRDWLVRSFREEHHIDLTRDIAAMTRVTEAAEQAKKTLSTADSAHIELPYLTTGREGPVHMDVVLTRAKFEELIRDLIERTAGPVQSALNDAGIAASELGKVLLVGGSTRVPAIQAKVRALTGKEPSRNINPDECVAKGAAILGSTLQGNALVTAGTGQDLLLLDVIPLSLSIETVGGVATRLIERNSTLPTRFSRVFSTAAPYQRDVEIHVLQGERPMAKDNKTIGKFRLKGIKRAPAGVPQIEVTFDIDTNGILTVSAKDLDTGKEQSITITANDRMSEAEIEQAIRDASEYAGQDQMRVDAMELTREAQSLVTQVQRALKEEKKNLDKADKKQIKNDCNTLQKLLNKCRLDKISESELEEIRRAKEQLTQSATQIIS; from the coding sequence TTGGGTAAAGTAATTGGAATTGACCTTGGAACAACAAACAGCTGCGTATCGGTTGTGGAAAACGGGGAGCCGGTGATTATCCCGTCCGCCTCCGGCGCGATGACAACGCCGAGCGTGGTGGCATTTTCAAAAGCAGGCGAGCGCATTGTCGGGGATGCGGCGCGCAGACAGGCGGTGACGAATACCGACCGCACAATCAGCTCCGTGAAACGTCACATGGGGACCAACTGGAGCATCCGCATCGACGGAAAAGAATACAAGCCGCAGACCATCAGCGCCATGATTCTTATGCAGCTTAAAAAAGACGCGGAGAGCTTTACCGGGGAGCCGGTGACAGATGCGGTCATTACGGTTCCGGCATATTTTAATGATATCCAGCGGCAGGCGACAAAGGACGCCGGGCGCATCGCCGGACTGAATGTAAAGCGTATTATTAATGAGCCGACCAGTGCGGCGCTGTCCTACGGACTGAATCACGGGGAGCCGCAGAAGGTAATGGTTTACGACCTGGGCGGCGGTACCTTTGATGTTTCTGTGATTGAAATCGGCGAGGGCGTTATCGAGGTGCTTGCGACGGCGGGCGACAATCATCTGGGCGGCGATGATTTTGACGCGCGCGTTCGTGACTGGCTGGTGCGAAGCTTCCGCGAAGAACATCATATAGATTTAACACGTGACATTGCGGCGATGACGAGAGTGACCGAGGCGGCGGAGCAGGCGAAAAAGACGCTTTCCACCGCGGACAGTGCACATATTGAACTGCCGTACCTCACCACGGGCAGGGAAGGCCCGGTGCACATGGACGTTGTGCTTACGCGCGCCAAGTTTGAGGAGTTGATCAGGGATCTGATTGAGCGGACGGCGGGACCGGTGCAGAGCGCTTTAAACGACGCCGGAATTGCCGCTTCCGAGCTGGGAAAAGTGCTGCTTGTCGGCGGTTCTACCAGAGTGCCGGCAATCCAGGCAAAGGTGCGTGCTCTTACCGGAAAGGAGCCATCCCGGAATATCAATCCGGATGAGTGTGTGGCGAAGGGCGCGGCGATTCTCGGAAGCACGCTGCAGGGGAATGCGCTGGTGACAGCGGGCACCGGACAGGATCTGCTGCTTCTGGATGTGATTCCGCTCAGTCTTTCTATTGAGACGGTGGGCGGCGTTGCCACCCGTCTGATAGAGCGCAATTCCACGCTGCCGACACGCTTTTCGCGGGTATTTTCCACAGCGGCGCCGTATCAGCGCGATGTGGAGATACATGTGCTTCAGGGAGAACGCCCGATGGCGAAGGATAATAAAACTATCGGAAAATTCCGCCTGAAGGGAATCAAGCGTGCGCCTGCCGGTGTGCCGCAGATAGAGGTAACGTTCGACATCGATACAAACGGCATCCTGACAGTTTCGGCGAAGGATCTGGACACCGGAAAGGAGCAGTCCATCACGATTACGGCGAATGACCGTATGTCGGAGGCGGAAATCGAACAGGCAATCCGTGACGCGAGCGAATACGCCGGGCAGGACCAGATGCGCGTGGATGCGATGGAGCTGACGCGCGAAGCGCAGAGCCTGGTAACACAGGTGCAGCGTGCGCTGAAGGAAGAAAAGAAGAATTTGGACAAGGCGGACAAAAAGCAGATTAAAAATGACTGCAACACATTGCAGAAGTTACTTAATAAATGCCGCCTGGATAAAATCTCCGAATCGGAGCTGGAGGAAATCCGCAGGGCGAAGGAGCAGCTCACACAGTCTGCTACACAGATTATATCATAA
- a CDS encoding 50S ribosomal protein L25, protein MNTLKAEKRSLDTKAKKLRREGYVTGNVFGKELKESIPVQITKKDAERLLKTCNKGSQIMLDVEGRKLDVLIKEIDYNSMKRQIDEIDFQALVSGEEVHSVAEVVLLNHEKVVNGLIQLKLHEIAYKAVPEALVDKVEINMENMKIGDTVLVKDLDIASNEKIHLMTDPEAVVVTVTEIHNKAVPEEETAAEEEK, encoded by the coding sequence ATGAATACTTTAAAAGCTGAAAAAAGAAGTTTGGACACAAAGGCAAAGAAACTCAGACGGGAAGGATATGTTACCGGAAATGTATTTGGAAAAGAACTGAAAGAATCCATACCGGTACAGATTACGAAAAAGGATGCAGAACGTCTCTTAAAAACATGTAACAAGGGCAGCCAGATTATGCTGGATGTAGAAGGCAGAAAGCTGGATGTGCTGATTAAAGAAATTGACTACAATTCAATGAAACGCCAGATTGATGAGATTGATTTCCAGGCGCTGGTAAGCGGTGAGGAAGTACATTCGGTAGCCGAGGTCGTGCTGCTGAATCATGAAAAAGTAGTAAATGGTCTGATTCAGTTAAAGCTTCATGAGATTGCGTACAAGGCAGTTCCGGAGGCGCTGGTGGATAAAGTGGAAATCAATATGGAAAATATGAAAATCGGAGACACGGTTCTTGTAAAGGATCTGGATATTGCCTCCAATGAGAAGATTCATCTGATGACAGACCCGGAAGCAGTGGTAGTAACAGTAACCGAGATTCACAATAAGGCGGTTCCGGAAGAAGAGACTGCAGCAGAGGAAGAAAAATAA
- a CDS encoding AzlC family ABC transporter permease yields MKRESFKRGLRDGVPIALGYFAVSFTFGMMAVSGGLGIWQAVLISLTNLTSAGQFAGLDIILAAGSYWEMALTQLIINLRYCLMSFSLSQKLERNTALPHRCLVAFGITDEIFGISASQEGRVSPWYNYGAMCVAIPGWTLGTLAGAISGNLLPEFVVSALSVAIYGMFLAIIIPPAKKSRAVAGVVLGAMAVSSLFAVAPVLKNISSGFVIIITTLLVAGIAAYVSPIKEEQEESAHES; encoded by the coding sequence ATGAAACGCGAGAGCTTTAAAAGAGGTCTGCGGGATGGCGTGCCGATTGCGCTTGGATACTTTGCCGTATCGTTTACGTTTGGTATGATGGCAGTGTCCGGCGGGCTTGGCATCTGGCAGGCGGTACTGATTTCACTTACGAATCTCACATCGGCAGGACAGTTTGCCGGTCTGGATATCATACTTGCGGCGGGCTCTTACTGGGAAATGGCATTGACGCAGCTTATTATTAATCTGCGCTATTGTCTGATGTCTTTTTCACTTTCCCAGAAGCTGGAGAGAAATACCGCGCTGCCGCACAGGTGTCTGGTAGCATTTGGAATTACGGATGAAATTTTTGGCATCAGCGCCAGCCAGGAGGGAAGGGTAAGCCCCTGGTATAATTACGGAGCAATGTGTGTGGCGATACCGGGCTGGACCCTTGGAACGCTGGCGGGGGCTATTTCCGGTAATCTGCTCCCGGAATTTGTGGTAAGCGCGCTGAGCGTGGCGATATACGGTATGTTTCTTGCCATTATTATTCCGCCCGCCAAGAAAAGCCGCGCAGTGGCGGGTGTTGTGCTTGGTGCAATGGCAGTCAGCAGTCTGTTTGCGGTGGCCCCGGTACTGAAAAATATCTCATCCGGTTTTGTGATTATTATTACGACGCTGCTCGTGGCGGGCATTGCCGCGTACGTCAGCCCGATTAAGGAGGAACAGGAGGAAAGCGCTCATGAATCATAA
- a CDS encoding DUF5685 family protein, which produces MFGYIICNRKGLSQEELDRYQKVYCGLCKSLGDRFGQMERMSLNYDMTFLILFLSSLYEPEETEQCFRCAVHPARKKTAVENMFTEYAADMTVLLSYHKCLDDWEDERSHLKYRYAKIMEKSFRKIVQQYPRQSRAVADSIKELGVIEKCHTSMPDDAVNCSGKMLAELFVYKEDFWSNSLRTFGYELGRFIYLMDAVMDYKKDLKKKNYNPLVGMQKKPEEMEATLTMAIGNATHQFEKLPLVQDEHLLKNILYGGVWQQYYARILGKEKSHD; this is translated from the coding sequence ATGTTTGGATATATCATTTGCAACAGAAAAGGGCTCTCGCAGGAAGAGCTGGACCGGTATCAGAAAGTATACTGCGGCTTGTGCAAAAGCCTGGGGGACCGGTTTGGGCAGATGGAGCGCATGAGCCTGAATTATGACATGACGTTTCTGATATTGTTTCTTTCCTCCCTGTATGAACCGGAGGAGACGGAACAATGCTTCCGCTGCGCGGTACACCCCGCCCGGAAAAAGACGGCGGTGGAAAATATGTTTACTGAATACGCTGCGGATATGACGGTACTTTTATCTTATCATAAGTGTCTTGACGACTGGGAGGATGAACGCAGTCATCTGAAGTACCGCTACGCGAAGATAATGGAGAAAAGCTTCCGGAAAATCGTGCAGCAGTATCCAAGGCAGAGCCGGGCGGTGGCGGACAGCATCAAAGAGCTGGGTGTGATTGAAAAATGTCACACAAGTATGCCGGACGATGCGGTGAACTGTTCCGGGAAAATGCTTGCAGAGCTTTTTGTGTATAAGGAGGATTTCTGGAGCAACAGTCTGCGCACCTTCGGGTATGAGCTGGGAAGGTTTATCTATCTTATGGATGCTGTGATGGATTACAAAAAGGATTTAAAGAAAAAGAATTATAATCCGCTGGTTGGTATGCAGAAAAAGCCGGAGGAAATGGAAGCGACACTGACGATGGCAATCGGAAATGCCACACATCAGTTTGAGAAGCTGCCGCTGGTGCAGGATGAGCACCTGCTGAAAAATATTTTGTACGGCGGAGTATGGCAGCAATACTACGCACGGATACTGGGAAAGGAGAAATCCCATGATTGA
- a CDS encoding TrmH family RNA methyltransferase: MPHIIEITNFNAPELDVYARLTEGQLLNRHEPEKGLFIAESPKVVERALDAGCIPVSLLLERKHIEGEARDVLARCGDVPVYTADFDVLTKLTGFALTRGVLCAMRRPPLPSVREVCSGARRIAVLENVMNPTNVGAIFRSAAALGMDAVLLTPDCSNPLYRRSIRVSMGTVFQIPWTWLTAKETQHFPSYVRFLKSLCFGTAAMALTDSSIPVSDQRLAGEEKLAVILGSEGDGLSAATLADCDYTVRIPMAHGVDSLNVAAASAVAFWELCRCSG; encoded by the coding sequence ATGCCGCATATTATTGAAATCACTAATTTTAACGCCCCGGAGCTGGATGTCTATGCCCGCCTCACAGAAGGACAGCTTCTCAACCGCCACGAACCGGAAAAAGGGCTTTTCATCGCAGAAAGCCCTAAGGTGGTGGAACGCGCGCTGGATGCCGGCTGCATTCCGGTATCGCTTTTACTGGAACGAAAACACATTGAAGGTGAGGCGCGCGATGTCCTTGCGCGCTGCGGGGATGTGCCGGTCTACACGGCTGATTTTGATGTGCTGACAAAGCTTACCGGGTTTGCGCTGACACGCGGTGTGCTCTGCGCCATGCGACGTCCGCCCCTGCCCTCTGTCCGGGAGGTGTGCAGCGGCGCGCGCCGGATCGCCGTACTGGAAAATGTGATGAATCCCACTAATGTCGGCGCAATCTTCCGCTCTGCGGCGGCGCTTGGCATGGATGCCGTTCTTCTCACCCCCGACTGCAGCAATCCGCTGTACCGCCGCTCCATCCGCGTCAGTATGGGCACTGTTTTCCAGATACCCTGGACCTGGCTGACGGCCAAAGAAACGCAGCATTTCCCGTCGTATGTCCGCTTTCTGAAAAGTCTCTGCTTTGGAACTGCCGCAATGGCGCTGACTGACAGCTCCATCCCGGTTTCTGACCAGCGGCTCGCCGGGGAGGAAAAGCTTGCTGTCATACTCGGCTCGGAGGGTGACGGACTTTCTGCCGCTACGCTCGCAGACTGTGATTATACCGTCCGCATCCCGATGGCGCATGGCGTTGATTCTCTGAATGTTGCCGCGGCAAGCGCTGTCGCCTTCTGGGAACTTTGCAGATGCTCCGGATAG
- a CDS encoding AzlD domain-containing protein: protein MNHNIYVYILVMAGVTYLIRMLPMALVKKEITSPYIKSFLYYVPYACLAAMTFPAILSATESTVSAVIGFVVAVIAAYKEKSLLTVALLACGAVFIVERILPLLP from the coding sequence ATGAATCATAATATTTATGTGTACATTCTGGTAATGGCGGGTGTGACATATCTTATCCGTATGCTGCCGATGGCACTTGTAAAGAAAGAGATTACCAGTCCGTACATAAAATCATTTTTATATTATGTGCCGTATGCATGTCTGGCGGCAATGACCTTTCCGGCGATTCTCTCCGCAACGGAAAGCACTGTTTCCGCAGTCATTGGGTTTGTGGTAGCCGTAATTGCCGCCTATAAAGAAAAGAGCCTGCTTACCGTAGCGCTTCTGGCGTGCGGAGCCGTCTTTATCGTCGAGAGGATTCTGCCGCTCCTGCCATGA
- a CDS encoding J domain-containing protein: MIDDPYKVLGVSRDATKDEIKRAYRKKAKEYHPDLHPDDPVAAEKMNEVNEAYDMLNNPEKYQNRQQSRGPGSSYGGSGYGGGNGSYGGSGYGNGSGGYGGSGGYGNGSGGYGGNGGYGNGSGGYGRQQGGYGGYGGFGGFDFDDMFGFGQTREMPRPSAQPQDSADIRQAIDFINMKQYSYANQTLNSIVSANRNARWFYLSALANYGLGNTILAVEQIQKALQREPDNTVYRQTLQCMQQTGDTYNQNGQEYQKYADGFSRMCMSFCLLQFFCTFCRCC; encoded by the coding sequence ATGATTGACGACCCATATAAGGTACTCGGCGTGTCAAGGGACGCGACGAAGGATGAAATAAAGCGGGCATACCGCAAAAAGGCGAAGGAATATCACCCGGACCTGCATCCGGACGACCCGGTGGCTGCCGAAAAGATGAACGAGGTAAATGAAGCATATGATATGTTGAATAACCCGGAAAAATATCAGAACCGTCAGCAGTCGCGCGGTCCCGGCAGCTCCTATGGCGGAAGCGGCTACGGAGGCGGCAACGGCAGTTATGGCGGAAGCGGTTATGGAAACGGTTCCGGCGGCTATGGCGGAAGCGGCGGCTATGGAAACGGTTCCGGCGGCTACGGCGGAAACGGCGGCTATGGAAATGGTTCCGGCGGCTACGGCAGACAGCAGGGCGGTTATGGAGGCTATGGCGGTTTTGGCGGTTTTGATTTTGACGACATGTTTGGCTTCGGACAGACGCGGGAAATGCCGCGACCGAGCGCGCAGCCGCAGGACAGCGCCGACATCCGGCAGGCAATCGACTTCATCAATATGAAACAATACAGCTACGCAAACCAGACGCTGAACAGCATTGTCAGCGCAAACCGCAACGCAAGGTGGTTTTATCTGAGCGCGCTTGCCAATTACGGGCTGGGCAATACGATTCTGGCGGTAGAGCAGATTCAGAAGGCGCTGCAGAGAGAGCCGGATAATACCGTTTACCGGCAGACGCTTCAATGTATGCAGCAGACCGGGGACACTTATAATCAGAACGGGCAGGAATATCAGAAATATGCGGACGGTTTCAGCCGGATGTGCATGAGCTTCTGTTTGCTGCAGTTCTTCTGCACTTTCTGCCGCTGCTGCTAG
- the fliB gene encoding flagellin lysine-N-methylase has protein sequence MLYIRPDYYTEFHCTASACEDTCCAGWQIVIDKKSLKKYKTVKGSFRRRLRRGTDWKEQVFRQKEEKRCAFLNDENLCDLYTALGNANLCRTCRRYPRHIEEFEGVREITLSLSCPEVAKILMQHTAPVTFQTAETARQETYEEFDELLYSMLFDARDVILRILQKRALPVGVRERLSYGIAHDMQSRINRGELFECRQVLEKYQKETAEQFAGERMCEEQADAEGRFAAAKENFRGLFKLELLRQEWDVQLLEVEELLFLGHTAQEYARATAEFQSWLAENYPMWEIQKEQLLVYFVSTYFCGAVYDGQVLPKMKMALLGAETIEEILKARWLKNGQMLDGEDIVDVVYRYSREVEHSDDNLRKIETLPFSF, from the coding sequence TTGTTATATATAAGACCGGATTATTATACGGAATTTCACTGCACTGCCAGCGCCTGCGAGGATACCTGCTGCGCGGGCTGGCAGATTGTAATCGACAAAAAGTCACTGAAAAAATATAAGACGGTAAAGGGAAGCTTCCGGAGACGGCTGCGCCGTGGAACTGACTGGAAGGAGCAGGTTTTTCGTCAGAAGGAAGAAAAGCGCTGCGCGTTTCTGAATGATGAAAATTTGTGTGACCTTTATACCGCGCTGGGAAACGCAAATCTGTGCAGAACCTGCAGACGTTATCCGCGGCATATCGAGGAATTTGAGGGCGTGCGGGAAATCACGCTGTCCCTGTCGTGTCCGGAGGTTGCAAAAATTCTGATGCAGCATACTGCTCCTGTGACATTTCAGACGGCGGAAACAGCGCGGCAGGAAACCTATGAGGAGTTTGACGAACTGCTTTATTCCATGCTGTTTGACGCGCGCGATGTGATTCTGCGGATTCTGCAGAAGCGTGCGCTTCCGGTCGGTGTGCGGGAGCGGCTGTCCTACGGCATCGCACATGATATGCAAAGCCGCATAAACCGGGGAGAGCTGTTTGAATGCCGCCAGGTACTGGAAAAATATCAGAAAGAGACGGCAGAGCAGTTTGCCGGAGAGCGGATGTGCGAAGAGCAGGCGGATGCGGAAGGACGTTTTGCGGCGGCAAAAGAGAATTTCCGGGGGCTTTTTAAGCTGGAGCTGCTCCGGCAGGAGTGGGATGTGCAGCTTCTGGAGGTGGAGGAGCTTTTGTTCCTGGGGCATACGGCGCAGGAATATGCGCGGGCGACGGCGGAATTTCAAAGCTGGCTGGCAGAGAACTATCCCATGTGGGAAATCCAGAAGGAGCAGCTTCTGGTATATTTTGTGAGTACGTATTTCTGCGGGGCGGTCTATGACGGACAGGTGCTGCCCAAAATGAAAATGGCGCTGCTCGGCGCAGAAACCATTGAAGAAATTCTGAAAGCACGCTGGCTGAAAAATGGGCAGATGCTTGACGGAGAGGATATTGTCGATGTGGTGTACCGCTACTCCCGTGAGGTGGAGCACTCGGACGATAATCTGAGGAAGATAGAAACGCTGCCGTTTTCTTTCTGA
- a CDS encoding HAD hydrolase family protein, producing the protein MKRKLLAIDMDGTCLNSRSKISDENLKWLRRAGAQGIEIVPATGRALTCLPYQLKKENLFRYVITSNGASVTDISTGRDIFRALIPQKTAVELMRECGGKGVGMTVHIDHEYLVQGKLLAALGRLQYGKDAASAKALRDIVAYAAGMQSDVEELQFFFFSQSARRRTEQALRHYPELAAAYAGNYVEIYSRNATKGTALAAVEKHLDIGQEETACIGDGENDFSMFREAGMCFAVQNAVAGLKSAADRVVASNDENGVAEAIRYLLAVQ; encoded by the coding sequence TTGAAAAGGAAGCTGCTTGCGATTGATATGGATGGAACCTGTTTAAATTCCAGAAGCAAAATCAGCGATGAAAATCTTAAGTGGCTGCGCAGGGCAGGAGCGCAGGGGATAGAGATAGTTCCCGCGACCGGACGCGCGCTTACCTGCCTGCCGTATCAGTTGAAGAAGGAAAATCTGTTCCGGTATGTGATTACCTCAAATGGAGCGTCAGTGACGGATATCAGCACAGGCAGAGATATTTTCCGTGCACTGATTCCGCAGAAAACGGCTGTGGAGCTGATGCGGGAGTGCGGCGGAAAAGGTGTGGGAATGACGGTTCACATCGACCATGAGTACCTGGTGCAGGGAAAGCTTCTGGCGGCGCTTGGGCGGCTTCAGTATGGAAAAGATGCAGCCAGCGCAAAAGCGCTCCGGGATATTGTTGCTTATGCAGCCGGAATGCAGTCGGATGTGGAAGAACTTCAGTTTTTCTTTTTCAGTCAGAGTGCCCGCAGGCGCACGGAACAGGCGCTGAGGCATTATCCGGAGCTGGCTGCGGCGTATGCCGGAAATTATGTGGAAATCTATTCCCGAAACGCCACAAAAGGGACGGCGCTTGCCGCCGTGGAAAAGCATCTTGATATCGGACAGGAGGAAACGGCGTGCATCGGGGACGGCGAAAATGATTTTTCCATGTTCCGGGAGGCGGGGATGTGCTTTGCCGTGCAGAATGCGGTTGCGGGGCTGAAAAGCGCAGCGGACAGGGTAGTCGCCTCCAATGATGAAAACGGTGTGGCGGAAGCAATCCGGTATTTATTAGCTGTACAATAA